A region from the Andrena cerasifolii isolate SP2316 chromosome 9, iyAndCera1_principal, whole genome shotgun sequence genome encodes:
- the LOC143373350 gene encoding peptidyl-tRNA hydrolase 2, mitochondrial, protein MNISEILESAADAKVGFTIAVIMGYCLYRMMARTNRNKLQVSDDNNESSNDIAFTDEYDNYKLILVIRTDLKMGKGKVAAQCAHAAVAAYKAARKHPKLLNLWEECGQAKITVKVDSEDALITVAKQAKATGLLSNIVQDAGHTQIAPGSRTVCAVGPGPAPLIDKVTGHLKLF, encoded by the exons atgaatatttctgaaatacttgAAAGTGCCGCAGATGCAAAAGTAGGATTTACTATTGCAGTAATAATGGGTTATTGTTTATACAGAATGATGGCAAGAActaatagaaataaattacaaGTATCTGACGACAATAACGAATCTTCAAATGATATT gCATTTACGGATGAATATGACAATTACAAGCTGATTTTAGTAATCAGAACTGACTTAAAAATGGGAAAAGGGAAAGTAGCAGCGCAATGTGCTCATGCTGCTGTTGCAGCGTACAAGGCGGCTAGAAAACATCCTAAACTTTTAAACCTATGGGAAGAATGTGGGCAAGCCAAGATTACCGTTaaa GTGGATAGCGAAGATGCTTTAATCACGGTGGCAAAGCAAGCCAAAGCTACGGGACTTCTATCGAATATAGTACAAGATGCTGGACACACGCAAATAGCACCAGGAAGCAGAACAGTATGCGCAGTCGGTCCTGGCCCAGCTCCACTGATAGACAAAGTAACGGGACACTTGAAATTATTTTGA